In the Alphaproteobacteria bacterium genome, TCGAGGGCGAACTCGACGACATCTCGGGCGTCGGCCAGACCCAGGCCGCGCATCGCCTTTGCTCGGGCATTCCCGACGAGAACAAGGCGCACTACCTGCAACTGGCCGTCGGGCATTACGGCGTATTCAACGGCTCGCGCTTCCGCTCCGAAATCGCGCCGCGCATCTCCGACTTCGTGCTGTCGCACAATGGCCGCGGCAAGGGCGCGCGCAAGAAGGCGCTGGCGGAGGCCTGATTGCTCCGCCGTCATGCCCCGCGAAGGCGGGGCATCCAGTAAACGCCAACCGGCATTTGTGATTACTGGATCGTCCGCCTTCGCGGACGATGACGCCGGAGTGTGGCACAATGCGCTGCGATTCCCGCCGAGCCCTTCCCATGTCGCTGCGCGCGCTCCTTTTCCGCCGGCCACCCGATCCGCAACTGATCGAGATCGCGTTCGACGGCGCGACCTATCCGATCGAGCTCAAGCGCCACGCGCAGGCGCGCCGCTACACGTTGCGGATCCGCGCCACGGACCGCACCGTCGTGCTGACGATGCCTCTGCGTGGCAGCGTGAAGGAGGCGCGCGCCTTCGCGCAACGCTCAGCCGCCTGGATCGCCGCAAGGCTGAAGCGGCTGCCGCAGCCGATCCCGTTCACCGAGAGCCTCGAGCTGCCGCTGCGCGGCGTGCCGCATCGCATCGTGCATCGCGCCGCGCGCGGCACGGTGTGGACGGAGGCCGGCCCCGACATGCCGCTGCTGTGCGTGACCGGCGATCGCGCGCATCTCGCGCGGCGCGTGCGCGATTACCTCAAACGCGAGGCGAAGCGCGATCTCGAAGCCGCCAGCCGCCGTTATGCGGCAGAGCTCGACGTCACGGTGCGGCGCGTCGCGGTGCGCGACCAGACGAGCCGCTGGGGCTCATGCACGGCGGCGGGCGTCCTCTCCTATTCGTGGCGGCTGATCCTCAGTCCCCCTTATGTGCTCGATTATCTGGCGGCGCACGAGGTTGCGCATCTCGTCGAGATGAACCACTCGCGGCGGTTCTGGCACGTGGTCGATAGCATCTGTCCGGACTGGCATCGCGCCAAGGGCTGGCTCACCGCCAACGGAAATGCGCTGCATCGCTACGGGGCGTCAGGGGCCGTGCATGATCGCGAACCGCAGGACGCGATCGATTAGAGCATGATCCCGAAAAGTGGGTACCGGTTTTCGGAAAAGATCATGCTCATAGGGCTCCAAAATGCTTCGTCCCGACACGTTCGCGTTGACCGCGCTGCTCGCGCTCCTGACCGCGCTCGGGCCGCTCGCGGTCGACATGTATCTGCCGTCGTTTCCCGACATCGGGCGGCTGCTTGGCGCGCCGCCCGCGACCGTGCAGCTCACGCTCTCGCTCTACATGGTGTCGTATGCGGTTGGGCAGGTGATCTATGGCCCGCTCTCGGACCGCTATGGCCGCGTGCCGGTGCTGCGCGCCGCGCTCGCGATCTATTGCGTGGCGTCGCTCGGCTGCGCCTTCGCGCCGGACATCGAGATGCTGCTCGCCGCCCGCATCGTCCAGGCGCTCGGCTCGTCCGGCGCAGTCGTGCTCGCACGTGCGGTCGTGCGCGACCTCTATTCCGGCGCACGCGCGGGCCGCGAACTCTCGCTGATGGGCGCCATCATGGCGCTCGCGCCGGTGTTTGCGCCGATGATCGGCGGCGTGTTGCAGAGCGCCTTCGGCTGGCGCTCGCATTTCATCCTGCAGATCGCGTTCGGACTGATCGCGATCTATTTCGTGTGGCGCAAGTTGCCCGAGACGCTGAAAACCGCGACGACAGGACCGCTGTCCCCGCGCGCGATCTTCGCCGGCTACGCCGAGATCGCGCGCAACCGCGCGGTGCTCGCCTATGTCGGCATGCTGGCGGTGAGCTTTGCCGGCGTGTTCGCCTGGATTTCGGGCTCGTCGTTCGTCCTGCAGGACATCTACGGCCTCTCGGCCCTGTCATTCGGGCTGGCCTTCGCGGCGGCAAGCGCCGGCTACCTCGTCGGCACCACCGTTGCGACCCGCATCGTGCTGCGCCTCGGCATCGACCGCACCATCGGCGCCGGCGCGGTCATACTCGCGGCGGGCGGCCTTGGGGCGGTTGCGGCGATCCCGCTGGGCGGGGCATCGCCTGTTCCGCTGATCGCCGCGATGGCGCTCTACGCCACCGGCATGGGGCTGGTGCAGCCGCAGACGATGGCGGGCGCCATGATGCCGTTTCCGCGGCGCGCCGGCACGGCGTCGTCGCTGCTTGGGGTGTCGCAGATGGTCTGCGCCGCGCTCATCGGTGTGATCGTCGGGCACCTGATCGGTACAAGCGCGTGGCCGGTCGCGGTCCCGCTCGCGCTGACCGGAAGCGGCACGCTGCTGTTGTGGGTCGTGTCGCGCGGCGTGCGGGCGCGCGAGGCGCACCGCTAGTGTCCCGATTCCGAAGTTCGCCCTACCTTGCAGCACGCTCTGAAGCGAACTTCGGAATCGAAGGACACTAGAAGCCTTATGAATCTAGTGCCCTTTTGAACCTGAAGTTCGCAATCCTGTTTGCGGTTTGGTGAGTGCGAACTTCAGGTTCAGGGCACTAGCGCCGATTGAGATTGTCCAGAATGAAGCCGTCGACCTGGAACAGGTTCGCGCGCGGTGGCGGCGTCGGTCTCGCCGGCTGTGCACCGACCGATCCGGGCGGGCGCGGGACGTTCGACTGCGGGATCGCCTGCGCCATCTGCGGGCGCGGCTGCGGCGCGGTCGCGACCGGACGCGGCGCCGGAGCAGGTGTGCGTGGCGCCGGCTGAACATGCGGCATCGGGGCGACCGCGACCGCCGGAGGCTTCGCAGGCGCAAGCGGCACCGGCGCGACCGGACGCATATCGTCGTCGCGCGTCATGGGCGCGGCCGGCGTCGGCGACAGCATCGAGGTGAGCGGAGAACTCGGCGCCGCAACGGGCGCGGCGGGCGGAGCAGCATCGATGGTGCGGCCCGCCATGCCGGGCAGGTCGGCATTCGGCAGCCCCTGATGCGCGGCAGTCATGAACTTGTTCCAGATGTCGGCCGGCATCGCGCCGCCGGTCAGCTTCTTGGTCGGCGAATTGTCGTCATTGCCAAGCCACACGCCCGCGACCAAGTGACCGGTGTAACCGATGAACCAGGCGTCGCGGTAATCCTGCGACGTGCCGGTCTTGCCGGCCGCCGGATAGCCCGGGAGCGAGGCCTTGCGCGCGGTGCCGGTGGCAAGCGTCTCCTGCATCATCTGGTTCATCATCGCGGCGTTGCGCTCGTCGATGACGCGGCCGAGCCCCGGATTGTGCGCCTTGTAGATGAGCTTGCCGCCGGCGGTGCGCACCTTGTCGATCACGTGCGGCGCGACCGCGATGCCGCCGTTCGCAAACGGCACATAGGCCGAGACGAGCTCCATCACGGAGACTTCCGAGGTGCCGAGCGCGATGGAAGCGTTCGGCTCGAGCTTCGACGCGATGCCGAGGCGGTGCGCGGTACGCACCACCGCCTGCGGGCCTACTTCGAGCGTCAGCCGCACCGAGACGGTATTGAGCGAGAGCGCCAGCGCCTTGGTGAGCGTGACCGGCCCGAAATATTCGTGGCTGTAGTTCTCCGGCTTCCAGCCCTTCACGTCGATCGGCTTGTCTTCGCGTACCGTGTCGGGGGTGAGCCCGCGCTCCAGCGCGGTGAGATAGACAAACGGCTTGAACGCCGAACCCGGCTGGCGCTTCGCCGCGACCGCGCGGTTGAACTGGCTTTCCGCGTAGTTCTTGCCGCCGACCAGCGCACGCACCGCGCCCTGCGGCGTCATCGCGACCAATGCGCCCTGCTCGACGTCGAACTTCGCGCCCTTCGGGATCAGCTCGTCGAGCAGCGCCTTCTCGGCCGCGGCTTGAAGGGTCGGATCGATCGTGGTCTCGACCACGATGTCCTGCTCGACGCGCCCGACCACGTCGTTGAGCACGTCCATCACCCAGTCGGCGACGTAGTTGATCGAGCCGCCCGCGCTCTGCTTCACGATCTTCGGCGCAAGGGCAAGCGCCGTCTTGACCTGGCTCTCCGAGACGTAGCCCGCATCCGACATGGCGGCGAGCACGATCTGCGAGCGGCGCTCGGCGCCGTCGTAGTTGCGCGTCGGCGCGAGCTTGGACGGCGACTTCACGAGGCCCGCGAGCAGCGCTGCTTCCTGGAGCGTGACGTTGCGCGCCGATTTGCCGAAGTAGCGCTGCGCGGCGGCTTCGACGCCGTAGGCGCCCGAGCCGAAATAGACCCGGTTGAGGTAGAGGTCGAGAATCTCGTCCTTGGTGAATTTGCGCTCGAGCCAGACGCTGAGGATCACCTCCTGCAGCTTGCGCTGCATGGTGCGCTCCTGCGTGAGGAAGAGGTTCTTCGCGAGCTGCTGGGTGAGCGTGGAGCCACCCTGCGAGACGCCGCGATGCAGGATGTTGGCGCTAACCGCGCGCGCGATCCCGAAGGGATCGACGCCGTGGTGCGAATAGAAGCGGCGGTCTTCGATCGCAAGGAACGCCTTCGAGAGGTACGGCGGCAATTCGCGCAGCGGCACGGCCGAGCCGCCCATTTCGCCGCGGGTCGCCAGCACGCGGCCGTTGAGCCCCACGATCTGGATCGAGGGCGGCCGCTTCGGTACTTCGAGCGACTGGATCGGCGGCAGATGCGCCGCAACCCATCCGATCACGCCAATGGCGCCGATGAAGCACCACAGCCCGATCACCAGCGACCAGTAGGCGATGCGCCCGAGGATCGAGCGGCGCGGGCCTTTGATCTTCTTTTTCTTGCGCGAACCGGCTGCAGATTTCTTCGGAGGATCGTCGAAGGCCGGCTCCCGCCGTTCTTTACTTTTACGCTCGGCCATACGCGCCCCTTCACTCCCTGCGGCACGCTAGGGGCTGCGATTTAATGTGCGGTTAAGCATTCCGGCGTGGTGGCATAGGAAATGGGCACGTGGCGCATTCGCCACAGGCGCCGCAAACATGGTTAACCAATCGTGACAGGCCGGACCTTTCCTGCTTAGTACCGCCCAGGGGCTCGGTACCTGAGCAAAAGGGATGTGTGATGCGTAAGACTGTCGCCCTGATTCTTGCCGCCGCGTTCGTTGCGGCGCTCCCGTCGATGGCATCCGCGAAGAAAGCGAAGCACGTCAAGCATCATCGGGGCACGATGCAGCAGCCGGCCTCGGATGGATCGTTCATCGGCGCGGCGCTGCACCAGATCATCGTGCCGTTCGAAGTGACGTTCGGCCCGCGCACTTACTAGACGGCCGCCCCCTACCCCGCCTTCGCGGCCTTGCGCTCCTCCTCGGCGAACAGCGGCAGCAGCGCGCGCTTGATCGCGGCCTGCCGCGTCGGCGAGGTGATCTGCGCGCCCGTCAAGTCCGTGACGTAGAACACGTCGACCACGCGCTCGCCGAAGGTCGCGACGTGCGCGGAGGCGATATTGAGCGAGAGCTTGGAAATCGTCGCGGTCAGCTCGTAGAGCAGACCCGGCCGGTCGAGCCCGGTCACCTCGATAACGGTGAAGCGGTTTGACCACTGATTGTTGATCAGCACCTCGGGCTCGATCGCAAACGCCTTGATGCGGCCCTTGCGCGCCGCGCGCTTCGCCATCACCTCGGGCAGCCGCAGCTCGCCCTTGAGCGCACGCTCGATCGAATCGGCGATGCGCAGGGCGCGGCGCGCCTCGTCCTCGTTATGGTCGAACTCGCGCGACACCGCGATGGTGTCGAGCGCGAGTCCGTCGGTCGTGGTGAAGATCTGCGCGTCGACGATGTTCGCGCCGGCCGCCGCGCACGCGCCGGCTATCACAGACAAAAGCCGCGGATGGTCGGGCGCGAGCACGGTCAGCTCGGTGACGCCGCGCGCGGTATCGAAGCCGACGCCGGTCGCGACCGCCTTCTCGGCCTCGTGCGCGGACTTCAGGAACTGCGCGTGCGAGACCTTGTGCGGCAGATCGACCTTGAGCCAGTAGGCGGGGTAATGGCGCGCGATGTAGCGGTCGAGCTCGCCGTTCTCCCAATCCTTCATCTCGTGGCGGAATTCCGTCTGCGCCATCTCGACGCGACGCTGGCGGTTCACCTCCGAGAAGCCGCCGGTGAGCACCGGCTCGGTCTCGTAATAGAGCGTGCGCAGAAGTTGGGCCTTCCAGGAATTCCAGACGCCCGGGCCGACCGCGCGGATGTCGGCGACGGTCAGGATATGCAGGAGCTTCATCCGCTCCAGCGATTGCACGACGGCGGCGAAATTCTCGATCGTCTTGCGGTCGGAGAGATCGCGCGACTGCGCGATGGTCGACATCACGAGATGCTGCTCGACCAGCCAGGCGACCGTGTCGGTCTCGGCCGCCGAGAGGCCGAGCCGCGGGCAGACGCGCCGTGCGACGCGGGCCCCCGCAATCGAGTGATCCTCGACGCGTCCCTTGGCGATGTCGTGGAGAAAGAGCGCGACGTAGAGCAGCGTACGATGCGCCGGCTGGATCGTCTTCATCAACTCGGTGGCGACTGTGAACTCGTCCGAGGCGCCCGCCTCGATGTCGGCGAGCACGCCGATGCAGCGCAACAGATGCTCGTCCACCGTATAGTGGTGGTACATGTTGAACTGCATCATGGCGACGACGCGGCCGAAGGCGCGCACGAAGCGGCCGAGCACGCCCGCCTCGTTCATGCGCCGCAACACCACTTCGGCGCCATCCGAAGTGAGAATCTCGAGGAACAACGCGTTCGCAGTTTTGTCGTCGCGCAGCTTCTGATCGATCAGCCGCAGCGAGCGCGATGCCGCATGCATCGCGGCCGGGTGGAACGCGAGATTGTGCTTCTGCGCGAGGCGAAAGATGCGGATCAGGTTGACGGGATCGCGCCGGAACACGTCCGCATCCGCGATGTTGATCCGGTTGTGGTCGGCGACGAAGTCGTCCGAGTCGAGCACCACGCGGCGCGGCCGCGGCTTGAAGCGCGCCATCAGCCGGTCGAGCACCGGCGCAGGCTTTGCCTCGCGCTCCTCGAGCGCGGCGGAGAGAATGGCGGTGAGGTCGCCGACGTCCTTCGCGACCAAAAAGTAATGCTTCATGAAGCGCTCGACATCGCGCATGCCGGGATGCGCCGTGTAGCCGAGCCGTATTGCGATTTCGCGCTGGATGTCGAAGGACAGCCGTTCCTCGGCGCGCCCCATCACGAAATGCATGTGGCAGCGCACCGCCCAGAGGAAATCCTCCGCGTTGCGGAACATCTTGTACTCGGACTCGTTGAAGACGCCGCGCTCGATCAGCTCGTCGGCGCTGTGCACGCGATAGACATACTTCGCGATCCAGAACAGCGTGTGCAGGTCGCGCAATCCGCCCTTGCCATCCTTCACGTTCGGTTCGACCAGGTAGCGCGACTGGCCGGCGCGGCGTAGCCGCTCCTCACGCTCGACGAGCTTGGCGGCGACGAACTCCTGGCCGGTGTTGCGCACCACATCCTTGTCGAAGCGCGCCGTGAACTCGTCATAGAGCGCGCGGTCGCCGAGCAGATAGCGCGCCTCGAGCAGCGCGGTGCGGATCGTCATGTCGGCTTTCGCCTGACGGATGCACTCGTCGACCGAGCGCGTGGCGTGCCCGACTTTGAGCCCCATGTCCCACAGGCAATAGAGAATGCCCTCGGCGACCGACTCGCCCCAGGCGGTCTGCTTGTAGGGAAGCAGGAAGAGGAGATCGATGTCGGAGCCCGGCGCCATCAGGCCGCGCCCGTAGCCGCCGGTCGCCACCACCGCCATGCGCTCGGAGTCGGACGGCGTGGTCGAGCGGTAGAGCCGGACGGTCAGGTCGTAGAGGATGCGGATGATGTCATCCTGCATGACACAGAGCCGTTCGGCGCAGGCGCGCCCGTGCCGGTCCGCCAGCAGCGCTTGCTCGGCGGCGGCGCGGCCTTGCGCCAGCGCGGACTTGAGCCGCTGCGCGACCGCCGTACGCAGCTCCCGCTCGCGCCCCGCGTACTCGGCGGCGAGCTGCGCAAGCTCGGCCGCGAATCGCTTGCGTGTCGATGAGCGCGGAGGGCTGGTCGGCGGGGGAGAGCATGAGAAATCCGGATTACCCGAGCGCCGTCAAGGTGTCACCCCGACAGCCGTGCAAGCTTCCGCCTGCCGCCTGAAGGGTGGGAGGAACAGTATTCTCCAACGATACGCGATCCAGCAGTTTTTATCCCGATTGACGCCGGCCGACACCCGGCAGTAGAACAAACCTAGCGCCGATTTGAGCGATCAGCTTGCGGGCGCTTTAAAAATGCAGCTAAAGCGTGGGCCCCGCCCAAGCAAAGCT is a window encoding:
- a CDS encoding multidrug effflux MFS transporter produces the protein MLRPDTFALTALLALLTALGPLAVDMYLPSFPDIGRLLGAPPATVQLTLSLYMVSYAVGQVIYGPLSDRYGRVPVLRAALAIYCVASLGCAFAPDIEMLLAARIVQALGSSGAVVLARAVVRDLYSGARAGRELSLMGAIMALAPVFAPMIGGVLQSAFGWRSHFILQIAFGLIAIYFVWRKLPETLKTATTGPLSPRAIFAGYAEIARNRAVLAYVGMLAVSFAGVFAWISGSSFVLQDIYGLSALSFGLAFAAASAGYLVGTTVATRIVLRLGIDRTIGAGAVILAAGGLGAVAAIPLGGASPVPLIAAMALYATGMGLVQPQTMAGAMMPFPRRAGTASSLLGVSQMVCAALIGVIVGHLIGTSAWPVAVPLALTGSGTLLLWVVSRGVRAREAHR
- a CDS encoding penicillin-binding protein 1A, whose translation is MAERKSKERREPAFDDPPKKSAAGSRKKKKIKGPRRSILGRIAYWSLVIGLWCFIGAIGVIGWVAAHLPPIQSLEVPKRPPSIQIVGLNGRVLATRGEMGGSAVPLRELPPYLSKAFLAIEDRRFYSHHGVDPFGIARAVSANILHRGVSQGGSTLTQQLAKNLFLTQERTMQRKLQEVILSVWLERKFTKDEILDLYLNRVYFGSGAYGVEAAAQRYFGKSARNVTLQEAALLAGLVKSPSKLAPTRNYDGAERRSQIVLAAMSDAGYVSESQVKTALALAPKIVKQSAGGSINYVADWVMDVLNDVVGRVEQDIVVETTIDPTLQAAAEKALLDELIPKGAKFDVEQGALVAMTPQGAVRALVGGKNYAESQFNRAVAAKRQPGSAFKPFVYLTALERGLTPDTVREDKPIDVKGWKPENYSHEYFGPVTLTKALALSLNTVSVRLTLEVGPQAVVRTAHRLGIASKLEPNASIALGTSEVSVMELVSAYVPFANGGIAVAPHVIDKVRTAGGKLIYKAHNPGLGRVIDERNAAMMNQMMQETLATGTARKASLPGYPAAGKTGTSQDYRDAWFIGYTGHLVAGVWLGNDDNSPTKKLTGGAMPADIWNKFMTAAHQGLPNADLPGMAGRTIDAAPPAAPVAAPSSPLTSMLSPTPAAPMTRDDDMRPVAPVPLAPAKPPAVAVAPMPHVQPAPRTPAPAPRPVATAPQPRPQMAQAIPQSNVPRPPGSVGAQPARPTPPPRANLFQVDGFILDNLNRR
- a CDS encoding SprT family zinc-dependent metalloprotease, giving the protein MSLRALLFRRPPDPQLIEIAFDGATYPIELKRHAQARRYTLRIRATDRTVVLTMPLRGSVKEARAFAQRSAAWIAARLKRLPQPIPFTESLELPLRGVPHRIVHRAARGTVWTEAGPDMPLLCVTGDRAHLARRVRDYLKREAKRDLEAASRRYAAELDVTVRRVAVRDQTSRWGSCTAAGVLSYSWRLILSPPYVLDYLAAHEVAHLVEMNHSRRFWHVVDSICPDWHRAKGWLTANGNALHRYGASGAVHDREPQDAID